From Heliomicrobium modesticaldum Ice1, a single genomic window includes:
- a CDS encoding PolC-type DNA polymerase III yields the protein MIETFRYLFGLERSGFPGRMPEPALSARLVEKCRRNRGRHSPFRLLRDITFVVFDTETTGLSVPNDDVIALGGVALPPGGEGAEWTEDTGKVRVFDRLVNPHRPIPVLAREITGIDDDMVFSQPTIYPVLDDFLDFIDGAVLVAHGIAFDVGFLDKYLRPLRTKLYHPVIDTITLSRVLEPFRAEHSLDALVADYGITPRRRHSALGDAQMTADLFAAMLVRLQKLRQVHTLGDLQRILAQQHL from the coding sequence TTGATTGAAACTTTTCGCTATCTTTTCGGCCTTGAACGCAGCGGTTTCCCCGGGCGGATGCCCGAACCGGCCCTGTCCGCCCGCTTAGTGGAAAAGTGTCGTCGCAATCGGGGGCGCCATAGCCCCTTTCGACTGCTCCGGGACATCACTTTCGTCGTCTTTGATACTGAGACAACAGGACTGAGTGTTCCTAACGACGATGTGATCGCTCTCGGCGGCGTAGCCCTGCCGCCTGGTGGCGAAGGGGCGGAATGGACCGAAGATACCGGGAAGGTGCGAGTCTTTGACCGTCTCGTCAACCCCCATCGCCCTATCCCTGTTCTGGCGCGAGAGATCACCGGCATCGATGATGATATGGTTTTTTCCCAACCGACCATCTATCCGGTTCTTGACGACTTTCTGGATTTTATCGACGGCGCCGTCCTGGTGGCCCACGGGATCGCCTTCGATGTGGGATTTCTCGACAAGTACCTGCGCCCGCTCCGAACGAAGCTCTATCACCCTGTCATCGACACGATCACCCTATCGCGCGTCTTGGAACCTTTTCGCGCCGAACACAGCCTCGACGCCCTGGTCGCAGACTACGGGATCACGCCCCGCCGCCGCCACAGCGCCCTCGGCGACGCGCAGATGACGGCGGATCTGTTTGCAGCCATGCTGGTCCGTCTGCAAAAACTTCGGCAAGTACACACTCTCGGCGATTTGCAGCGTATTTTGGCGCAGCAGCACCTCTAG
- a CDS encoding metallophosphoesterase, giving the protein MHPSPLFSIMRLLPIAFFLLINYLSYMALVRWMPFFRPGRWRVAFVIIAFLSALPPLYSVATGFQTQEAWLRIAYYPAFAWNIGQLIFLLAVPLVFIFKRLQSSPEAEAQQESQSHVHLPEKVTRRQLLQGAITAVPFFALTVAADGVLIGDNRVVTRTYPVTIPGLSPHLDGLRLVQISDVHLGTFFPLDRLDDALELVEKQKPDILTITGDYVDDVTLLHEAIRRTEQVSATLGSYYCLGNHEHYRDLDKVRGAFRSSSIRHLDNSCSTVENSLCLLGIDYPFTGRGEDNRAAVTERMLDKALSGAPAEVPKILLTHHPDGFNAARKRGVALSLAGHTHGGQVGIGDRSLFPFAMAYMRGWYGDDEHKLFVHSGLGHWMPFRLGCPSEIVTFVLRSA; this is encoded by the coding sequence TTGCACCCATCTCCGCTATTTTCGATCATGCGCCTCCTGCCGATCGCCTTTTTCCTCCTCATCAACTACCTCTCCTACATGGCTCTCGTCCGCTGGATGCCCTTTTTCCGACCGGGACGCTGGCGAGTCGCCTTCGTGATCATCGCCTTCCTCTCAGCGCTGCCGCCCCTGTACAGCGTGGCGACAGGCTTCCAGACCCAGGAGGCCTGGTTGCGCATCGCCTATTACCCCGCTTTCGCTTGGAACATCGGCCAGCTCATCTTCCTCTTGGCTGTTCCCCTCGTCTTCATCTTCAAACGCCTCCAAAGTTCCCCGGAGGCGGAGGCCCAACAGGAGTCCCAATCCCACGTCCATCTGCCGGAGAAGGTGACGCGCCGACAACTGCTGCAAGGCGCCATCACCGCCGTCCCCTTCTTCGCCCTCACGGTCGCCGCCGACGGTGTGCTCATCGGCGACAACCGTGTCGTCACCCGCACCTACCCTGTGACCATCCCCGGTCTTTCTCCACACCTCGACGGGCTCCGCCTCGTCCAGATTTCCGACGTCCATCTGGGTACCTTCTTCCCGCTTGACCGCCTCGATGACGCCTTGGAACTCGTGGAGAAACAAAAACCGGACATCTTGACCATCACCGGCGACTATGTAGACGACGTGACACTCCTGCACGAGGCAATCAGGCGAACGGAACAGGTCTCCGCCACCTTGGGCAGCTATTACTGCCTCGGCAACCACGAGCACTACCGAGACCTTGATAAAGTGAGAGGCGCCTTCCGGAGCAGCTCGATCCGACACTTGGACAACAGTTGCTCCACCGTTGAGAACTCGCTCTGCCTGCTCGGCATCGACTACCCCTTCACAGGCCGCGGCGAAGACAACCGGGCAGCCGTTACGGAACGGATGCTCGACAAGGCCCTGTCCGGCGCGCCGGCAGAGGTGCCGAAAATCCTGCTCACTCACCACCCCGACGGGTTCAATGCAGCCCGAAAAAGGGGGGTCGCCCTCTCCCTAGCCGGCCACACCCATGGCGGACAGGTGGGCATCGGCGACCGCTCCCTCTTCCCCTTCGCCATGGCCTATATGCGCGGCTGGTATGGCGATGACGAGCACAAGCTCTTCGTCCACAGCGGCCTCGGTCACTGGATGCCCTTCCGCTTGGGTTGTCCTTCTGAGATCGTCACCTTTGTGTTGCGGAGCGCCTAA
- a CDS encoding type III polyketide synthase, translating into MPRIVSIASAVPDHVFYQEDICHAVQQMFSASFRDLERLLPIFQNAQIDKRHFCVPMDWFQQNHSFAEKNSLYIENAVDLGVRAVTQCLNNAGLAPEDVDCFLFVSSTGIATPTIDVRIANKLAMKPSLRRLPLWGLGCAGGCAGVARAAELAIARPGRPVLLLTLELCGLTFLWGDRSKGNLIATSLFGDGAAAAVIVEDGQTAASDGASPSPALSPQIIASQTTCWPDTLDIMGWDVQDEGLKVIFSRDIPAFVLRHIPPAVDAFLREQGLERSAIDRLIAHPGGAKVISAYEECLGLSSEQTRLSRQVLREYGNMSSATILFVLERAMEERSAENCGGDSCGNHGGGGICRGEYALMTALGPGFCSELALLRW; encoded by the coding sequence GTGCCGAGAATCGTCTCCATCGCATCCGCCGTGCCGGACCACGTCTTTTACCAAGAAGATATCTGCCATGCCGTGCAGCAGATGTTCTCCGCCTCTTTCCGCGACCTAGAACGACTGCTGCCGATCTTTCAAAACGCGCAGATCGACAAGCGCCACTTCTGCGTTCCCATGGACTGGTTTCAGCAAAACCACAGCTTCGCCGAGAAAAACAGCCTCTACATCGAAAACGCCGTCGACCTGGGTGTTCGCGCCGTCACGCAATGCCTCAACAACGCCGGTCTCGCGCCAGAAGATGTGGATTGCTTTCTCTTTGTTTCCTCTACGGGGATCGCCACCCCGACGATCGATGTGCGCATCGCCAACAAGCTTGCGATGAAACCATCCTTGCGCCGCCTCCCCTTGTGGGGGTTAGGCTGCGCAGGCGGCTGCGCAGGCGTGGCCCGGGCCGCCGAGCTGGCCATCGCCCGTCCGGGCCGCCCCGTACTGCTCCTCACCCTGGAATTGTGCGGCCTTACCTTCCTCTGGGGCGATCGCTCGAAAGGGAACCTGATCGCCACCTCCCTCTTCGGCGACGGGGCTGCTGCCGCTGTGATCGTAGAGGACGGACAGACCGCCGCCAGCGATGGCGCTTCTCCAAGTCCTGCCCTTTCTCCCCAGATCATCGCTTCCCAGACAACCTGTTGGCCCGACACCCTCGACATCATGGGCTGGGACGTGCAAGACGAGGGCTTGAAGGTGATCTTCTCGCGAGACATCCCTGCCTTTGTATTGCGCCACATCCCGCCGGCGGTGGACGCCTTTCTCCGGGAACAGGGGCTGGAGCGTTCGGCCATCGACCGCCTGATCGCCCACCCCGGCGGCGCTAAAGTGATCAGCGCCTATGAAGAATGCCTCGGCCTCTCATCGGAACAGACGCGCCTGAGCCGCCAGGTGCTGCGCGAGTATGGCAACATGTCGTCGGCGACAATCCTCTTTGTTCTGGAAAGGGCGATGGAAGAACGGTCCGCCGAAAATTGCGGCGGCGACAGTTGTGGAAATCACGGCGGCGGCGGTATTTGCAGAGGCGAATACGCATTGATGACTGCACTGGGGCCGGGCTTTTGTTCGGAACTGGCGCTCTTGCGTTGGTGA
- a CDS encoding isoprenylcysteine carboxylmethyltransferase family protein produces the protein MTLLVFFALFSFVLAQRVVELAIARRNARRMTAKGAVEVGHAHYRYLVALHVCFFAALMTEVLVLGRKPPQWWMAPAAAFLIAQGLRYWCMTSLGHFWNTRIFVLPGANAIRRGPYRFFRHPNYLAVVTELLCIPLLFGAWITAAVISIVNLYLLSVRIQAEEAALAEATDYGEVFRSSP, from the coding sequence ATGACGTTGCTCGTCTTCTTCGCCTTGTTCTCGTTCGTGCTGGCCCAGCGGGTGGTCGAACTGGCCATCGCCCGGCGAAACGCCCGCCGCATGACCGCCAAAGGAGCCGTCGAGGTGGGGCATGCGCACTATCGATACCTGGTGGCCTTACATGTCTGCTTCTTTGCCGCCTTAATGACGGAAGTGCTCGTGCTGGGCCGAAAGCCGCCTCAGTGGTGGATGGCGCCGGCGGCGGCCTTCCTCATCGCCCAGGGGCTTCGCTACTGGTGCATGACCAGCCTGGGTCATTTCTGGAACACGCGCATCTTTGTCCTCCCCGGCGCCAATGCCATCCGACGTGGTCCCTACCGATTTTTCCGTCATCCCAACTACCTGGCCGTCGTTACGGAACTGCTCTGCATCCCCCTCCTGTTCGGCGCATGGATAACGGCGGCTGTGATTTCCATCGTCAATCTCTACCTGCTGTCGGTGCGCATTCAGGCGGAAGAGGCCGCCTTGGCCGAAGCGACCGATTATGGCGAAGTCTTTCGCTCTTCCCCATAG
- a CDS encoding sigma 54-interacting transcriptional regulator, with the protein MQGVLLLLSPEEHLRWVLARGLSRVGYRVISVQNGNEAVQQLEREAVNLVIVDLDGPGSEGMPVLHRLLGVRSNVPFLVLTGQASAETALEAQRLGARDYLQKPFSLDELRLALEKALEIESLRQEVRFLRLEAAGRRENVELIGVSPAMRAIRELIAQVADARAPVTVVGEAGTGKEVVARAIHHQSRRREYPFVVFPCAAIPPNLLESELFGWEPPGPAKAGNEAKVRSGRLELAHRGTLLIRDIELLPLDLQVRLCRVLEDGAFTRIGGTRQLAVDVRVIVASSRSLADAVREGRMREDLYYRLNVIPIHLPPLSVRKEDIADLARHFLCRYEPRGRIRGFTADAVHILTGYAWPGNVRELANRIERAVIITRGEWITAAELTAVDPPCIGQKETGLNTSSANGAAASTRRGDQNRRSGEVVTQVGAVPHEQGDIAVSSVTRDGTPLLSKQDSGTAQRRSDKANLPAQERPGETVVLNQGKELLLYTSRRRRRVETGAGEDQPSSAAEREKIAEGDGTKAGSGRRTPHERCLQSDGVTLTIAGPFSLENVEKKIIESALQETGGDLVETARMLGLNRPALSARMQKHHISLTPFRSGER; encoded by the coding sequence ATGCAAGGCGTCTTGTTGCTGCTCAGTCCCGAGGAGCACCTGCGGTGGGTCTTGGCGCGGGGACTGAGCCGAGTCGGCTACAGGGTCATCTCGGTGCAGAACGGGAATGAGGCGGTGCAGCAGTTGGAAAGGGAAGCGGTGAACCTGGTGATCGTCGACCTGGACGGACCGGGGTCGGAAGGCATGCCGGTCTTGCACCGCCTGCTCGGCGTCCGTTCTAATGTGCCCTTCCTCGTCCTTACTGGTCAGGCATCGGCCGAGACGGCCTTGGAAGCGCAGCGCTTGGGGGCGCGCGATTACCTGCAAAAGCCATTTAGCCTCGACGAACTCCGCTTAGCCTTGGAAAAGGCGCTCGAAATAGAGTCTTTGCGGCAGGAGGTGCGTTTCCTGCGCCTGGAAGCAGCCGGGAGGCGGGAGAACGTGGAGTTGATCGGCGTCAGCCCGGCCATGCGCGCCATCCGGGAACTCATCGCTCAGGTGGCTGACGCCCGGGCACCTGTCACCGTGGTGGGCGAGGCGGGAACGGGAAAGGAGGTTGTCGCCCGGGCGATCCATCACCAAAGCCGCCGTCGCGAATACCCCTTTGTCGTCTTCCCCTGCGCAGCCATCCCGCCCAACCTGCTCGAAAGCGAGCTGTTTGGCTGGGAACCGCCCGGTCCTGCGAAGGCGGGTAATGAAGCGAAGGTTCGGTCGGGACGGTTGGAACTGGCCCACCGGGGGACTCTCTTGATCCGGGATATTGAACTGTTACCCCTTGATCTGCAGGTGAGGCTGTGCCGTGTGCTGGAAGACGGTGCTTTCACCCGGATCGGCGGGACAAGACAGTTGGCTGTCGATGTGCGTGTGATCGTCGCCTCCAGCCGGAGCTTGGCCGATGCCGTACGGGAGGGACGGATGCGGGAGGATCTCTACTACCGGCTCAATGTGATCCCGATCCATCTGCCGCCTTTATCGGTGCGCAAAGAGGACATCGCCGACTTGGCCCGGCATTTTTTGTGCCGTTATGAACCGCGCGGTCGGATCCGGGGATTTACAGCCGACGCCGTCCACATCCTGACCGGCTATGCCTGGCCGGGCAACGTGCGGGAATTGGCCAACCGGATCGAGCGGGCGGTCATCATCACCCGTGGGGAGTGGATCACCGCTGCCGAATTGACTGCTGTCGATCCACCGTGCATCGGTCAAAAAGAAACGGGATTGAACACATCTTCGGCGAACGGCGCGGCTGCCTCCACAAGGAGAGGCGATCAGAACCGGCGGTCCGGCGAAGTGGTTACTCAGGTCGGCGCGGTGCCACACGAGCAAGGGGACATCGCTGTCTCATCAGTGACGCGGGATGGCACTCCCCTGCTGTCTAAGCAAGACAGCGGCACCGCACAGCGGAGGTCAGATAAGGCCAATTTGCCAGCGCAGGAGAGACCGGGCGAGACAGTGGTGCTCAACCAGGGCAAGGAGCTGTTGTTGTATACCTCCCGCCGCCGCAGGCGGGTCGAGACGGGAGCGGGGGAGGACCAACCATCATCTGCCGCGGAGCGGGAGAAGATTGCCGAAGGGGATGGAACAAAGGCCGGGTCTGGAAGAAGGACGCCCCATGAACGCTGTCTTCAGAGCGACGGCGTTACCCTGACGATCGCCGGCCCTTTCTCCTTGGAAAACGTGGAAAAGAAAATCATCGAGTCTGCCCTTCAGGAGACGGGCGGCGACTTGGTGGAAACAGCGCGGATGCTGGGGTTGAACCGGCCTGCCCTTTCTGCGCGGATGCAAAAACATCATATCTCCCTCACGCCCTTTCGCTCTGGTGAGCGGTAA
- a CDS encoding symporter small accessory protein: MLGLHDPWIAGAYLLCIASTLLCVGYAYWGQHQGE; encoded by the coding sequence ATGCTCGGACTGCACGATCCCTGGATTGCAGGCGCCTACCTGCTCTGTATCGCCTCGACGCTGCTCTGTGTCGGCTACGCCTACTGGGGCCAGCACCAAGGAGAATAA
- a CDS encoding sodium:solute symporter family protein, which yields MEHGLLYIMLAFYLGATVLLGYLGYRHTRSSKDYLIAGGNIHPFLMALAYGSTFISTSAIVGFGGAAGVYGMSLLWLTVFNIFVGIFIAFVFYGVKTRKLAHQLGVHTFPEFLGARFSSPFIRNFSAGVIALSMPLYAAAVMIGGARYMEEAMQLNYTTSMIIFAVIVLAYVFFGGLRGVIYNDALQSSIMFIGMGVLLYLTYDKLGGVVTAHEKLSALKDLVPQALAAKGHLGWTAMPRFGSEIWWFVVSTLVLGVGIGVLAQPQLAVRYMTVSGKKEIYRALSVGGVFILFMTGTAFTVGALSNVYFMEQSGKLALAATAVGGAAPNVDKIIPLFITQAMPEWIMYLFLLSLMAAAMSTLSGQFHLIATSLTYDLNPKAKKGDQKTLLWARVGTVIGFTLTLLLALQLPPSIIAIATALFFGMCASAFLPMYTAALYWPKVTPAGATWSMISATVTYLVLVLFVHEKEAAIFGVCQQLFGAKTLAAAPWTYIDPMVISLPVSAVVLVAVSLMTQKAAQADTTLLPKSAPRQRQL from the coding sequence GTGGAACACGGTCTCCTTTACATCATGTTGGCCTTTTATCTCGGCGCCACGGTGCTCCTCGGCTATCTGGGCTACCGGCACACGCGCTCGTCGAAGGACTACCTCATCGCCGGCGGCAATATCCATCCCTTTCTGATGGCCTTGGCCTACGGCTCCACCTTCATCTCCACCTCGGCCATCGTCGGTTTCGGCGGCGCCGCCGGCGTCTACGGCATGAGCCTGTTGTGGCTCACCGTCTTCAACATCTTCGTGGGCATCTTCATCGCCTTCGTCTTCTATGGCGTCAAGACGCGCAAGCTGGCCCACCAACTGGGCGTGCACACCTTCCCCGAGTTTCTCGGCGCCCGCTTCTCATCGCCCTTCATCCGCAACTTCTCGGCCGGCGTCATCGCCCTCTCCATGCCCCTCTACGCGGCGGCCGTCATGATCGGCGGCGCCCGCTACATGGAAGAGGCCATGCAGCTCAACTACACCACCTCCATGATCATCTTCGCCGTCATCGTCCTGGCCTACGTCTTCTTCGGCGGCCTGCGGGGGGTCATCTACAACGACGCCCTACAGAGTTCCATCATGTTCATCGGCATGGGTGTCTTACTCTACCTCACCTACGACAAGCTGGGCGGCGTCGTGACGGCCCATGAAAAGCTGAGCGCCCTCAAAGACCTGGTACCCCAGGCCCTGGCGGCGAAAGGCCACCTGGGCTGGACGGCCATGCCCCGGTTCGGTTCCGAGATCTGGTGGTTCGTCGTCTCCACCCTCGTCCTCGGCGTCGGCATCGGCGTCCTGGCCCAGCCCCAGTTGGCCGTCCGCTACATGACCGTCTCCGGCAAAAAAGAGATTTACCGCGCTTTGAGCGTCGGCGGCGTCTTCATCCTCTTCATGACCGGCACGGCCTTCACCGTCGGCGCCCTCTCCAATGTCTACTTCATGGAGCAATCGGGCAAACTCGCCCTGGCGGCCACAGCCGTGGGCGGCGCAGCGCCGAACGTTGACAAGATCATCCCCCTCTTCATCACCCAGGCCATGCCCGAGTGGATCATGTACCTCTTCCTGCTCTCGCTCATGGCGGCGGCCATGTCCACCCTGAGCGGCCAGTTCCACCTCATCGCCACGTCGCTCACCTATGACCTCAACCCGAAGGCCAAAAAGGGCGATCAAAAAACCCTCCTCTGGGCGCGCGTCGGCACCGTCATCGGCTTCACCCTCACCCTGTTGCTGGCGCTCCAGCTTCCGCCGAGCATCATCGCCATCGCCACGGCCCTTTTCTTCGGCATGTGCGCATCCGCCTTTTTACCCATGTACACGGCCGCCCTCTACTGGCCGAAGGTGACGCCGGCCGGGGCGACCTGGAGCATGATCTCGGCCACCGTCACCTACCTCGTCCTCGTCCTCTTCGTCCATGAAAAAGAAGCGGCCATCTTCGGCGTCTGCCAACAGCTCTTCGGCGCCAAAACCCTGGCGGCGGCGCCCTGGACCTACATCGACCCTATGGTGATCAGCCTGCCCGTCAGCGCCGTCGTCCTCGTCGCCGTCAGCCTGATGACGCAAAAGGCCGCCCAAGCGGACACTACTCTTCTCCCCAAGTCTGCTCCGAGACAGCGGCAACTGTGA
- the bioA gene encoding adenosylmethionine--8-amino-7-oxononanoate transaminase encodes MQSIDLEKIPANTGCEDLQELDKRYLWHPFTQMREYCREDNLIIERGEGSYLFDTQGRKYLDGISSLWVTVHGHNRKEINEAIRSQAEQVSHSTLLGLSNVPATRLAKELVRITPEGLSRVFYSDSGATSVEIALKMAFQYWQQQPDTRKRGKQRFLTFSGAYHGDTIGSVSLGGMDLFHSLYRPLLFQSLKAPAPYCYRCPMGREAGECGFACLEEFDRLISAHKDELAAVVIEPLVQGAAGIITAPPGYLRAVRERCTECDVLLIADEVAVGFGRTGSLFACEQEGVSPDLMCLAKGITGGYLPLAATLATEKIYEAFLGEYSEYKTFFHGHSYTGNPLACAAALANLEIFERDCVIEGLQGKIERLRQGLEHFHALPHVGDVRQRGFMIGIELVKDKATKEPFAPALRMGHRVILEARRRGVILRPLGDVLVLMPILGMSDSELDQLLQVTYESIGAVMSEMTV; translated from the coding sequence ATGCAATCGATAGACCTTGAAAAAATCCCAGCCAACACAGGTTGCGAAGACCTTCAGGAGTTGGACAAAAGGTACCTATGGCACCCCTTTACCCAAATGCGCGAGTACTGTCGGGAAGACAACCTGATCATCGAGCGCGGCGAGGGCAGCTACCTTTTTGACACGCAAGGCCGCAAGTACCTGGACGGCATCTCATCGCTCTGGGTGACAGTCCACGGTCACAACCGCAAAGAGATCAACGAGGCGATCCGCAGCCAGGCGGAGCAGGTGTCTCACTCGACCCTGCTGGGCCTATCCAACGTCCCGGCCACCCGACTGGCGAAGGAACTGGTCCGGATCACCCCCGAGGGCCTCAGCCGGGTCTTTTACTCTGATTCTGGAGCCACGTCGGTGGAGATCGCCTTGAAAATGGCCTTTCAGTACTGGCAGCAGCAGCCGGATACAAGGAAGCGGGGCAAACAGCGGTTTTTAACGTTCAGCGGGGCCTATCACGGCGATACCATCGGCTCCGTCAGCCTCGGCGGCATGGATCTCTTCCATTCGCTGTACCGGCCCTTGCTGTTTCAGAGCCTGAAAGCGCCTGCCCCTTATTGTTACCGCTGCCCCATGGGCCGGGAAGCAGGGGAATGCGGCTTTGCCTGTCTGGAGGAATTTGACCGCCTCATCAGCGCCCACAAGGACGAACTGGCCGCTGTCGTCATCGAGCCTTTGGTCCAGGGGGCGGCCGGCATCATCACCGCCCCGCCGGGATACCTTCGCGCCGTGCGCGAACGCTGCACCGAATGCGATGTCCTCCTGATCGCCGATGAAGTGGCTGTCGGCTTCGGCCGCACGGGAAGCCTTTTCGCCTGTGAACAGGAGGGGGTCTCACCGGATCTGATGTGCCTGGCGAAGGGCATCACCGGCGGCTACCTCCCTCTGGCAGCCACGCTGGCTACGGAAAAGATCTATGAAGCCTTCTTGGGCGAGTACAGCGAATACAAGACCTTCTTTCACGGTCACAGCTACACGGGCAACCCGCTGGCCTGCGCCGCCGCCCTGGCCAACCTCGAGATCTTCGAGCGGGATTGTGTGATCGAAGGGCTGCAAGGTAAGATCGAGCGGCTCCGTCAGGGGCTGGAACACTTTCATGCTCTCCCCCATGTGGGCGATGTGCGCCAGCGGGGGTTCATGATCGGCATCGAACTGGTGAAGGACAAGGCGACCAAGGAACCCTTCGCGCCGGCGCTGCGGATGGGGCACCGGGTGATCCTGGAGGCGCGCAGGCGTGGCGTCATCCTGCGACCCCTTGGCGACGTGCTCGTCCTGATGCCGATCTTGGGCATGAGCGACAGCGAACTGGATCAGTTGCTGCAAGTGACCTATGAATCGATTGGCGCTGTCATGTCCGAAATGACGGTATGA
- the bioD gene encoding dethiobiotin synthase: MLHGGIFVTGTDTGVGKTVVTAALCKVMTAVKIRAVPFKPVQTGAPLTEGGFFREDLAFYRRNLEIDLPDDWLSPVCYEAPLAPAVAAALSDQPVDLDVLDQFLWRLANRCDMVLVEGAGGLAVPLTTPDFTMADLACRWRLPLLIVGRAGLGTINHTVLTVRYAREKGIPLLGIILNGASVTPDLAEQTSPEMIRRMTGIPILARLPHMGDISQAGLFAEYCRLLAAQLDIHKLTEEAARHAIDRP; encoded by the coding sequence ATGTTGCATGGGGGCATCTTTGTCACCGGTACGGATACTGGTGTGGGAAAGACAGTCGTCACTGCGGCGCTTTGCAAGGTGATGACTGCTGTCAAAATCAGGGCTGTTCCCTTTAAGCCGGTGCAGACAGGCGCGCCGCTGACTGAGGGGGGCTTTTTTCGGGAAGACCTGGCCTTTTATCGCCGCAACCTGGAGATCGACTTGCCTGATGATTGGCTGAGTCCGGTCTGTTATGAAGCGCCGCTGGCTCCCGCCGTTGCGGCAGCGTTGTCCGACCAGCCTGTAGACCTTGACGTACTCGATCAATTCCTTTGGCGGCTGGCAAACAGGTGCGATATGGTGCTTGTCGAAGGTGCCGGCGGTTTGGCCGTGCCCCTCACGACGCCGGACTTTACCATGGCCGATTTGGCTTGCCGGTGGAGGCTGCCCCTGCTCATCGTCGGGCGGGCGGGGCTGGGCACGATCAACCATACCGTCCTGACGGTCCGCTATGCGCGGGAAAAGGGGATTCCCCTTCTGGGGATCATCCTGAACGGCGCGTCGGTGACACCGGACCTGGCCGAGCAGACCAGCCCGGAGATGATCCGTCGCATGACGGGGATACCCATCCTCGCCAGGCTGCCCCATATGGGCGATATCAGCCAGGCCGGTCTCTTTGCAGAGTACTGCCGCCTTCTGGCGGCGCAGTTGGATATCCACAAGCTTACAGAGGAGGCCGCACGGCATGCAATCGATAGACCTTGA
- a CDS encoding biotin transporter BioY, producing MVGWTPREMAQVALFAALTAAGAFIKVPVPFVPFTLQYLFVAMAGIVLGSRMGLASQLVYIGIGLIGLPVFAEGGGPGYVLKPTFGYLIGFALGAWLIGRLTERQEKASILPFFGAAMAGLAVIYGIGALYLYGIMNLVLAKSITLWNTLLYGILLPLPGDILLSGAAAYIGVKLWVLRGTRGKALFVEEGVKEEAQA from the coding sequence ATGGTGGGTTGGACACCGCGAGAGATGGCGCAGGTGGCGCTCTTTGCCGCATTGACGGCGGCAGGCGCCTTCATCAAGGTTCCTGTGCCTTTTGTTCCCTTTACCTTGCAGTACCTGTTCGTCGCCATGGCTGGTATCGTTCTGGGCAGCCGTATGGGCCTGGCCAGCCAGTTGGTCTACATCGGTATCGGCCTCATCGGCCTGCCCGTCTTTGCTGAAGGGGGAGGGCCGGGGTATGTGCTCAAGCCGACTTTCGGATATCTGATCGGCTTTGCCCTGGGCGCCTGGCTTATCGGTCGATTGACGGAGAGGCAGGAAAAGGCAAGCATTCTCCCCTTCTTTGGGGCGGCTATGGCCGGGCTGGCCGTCATCTACGGCATCGGCGCCCTCTACCTCTACGGGATCATGAACCTGGTCCTTGCCAAGTCGATCACCCTTTGGAACACCCTGTTGTACGGCATCTTGCTCCCTTTGCCGGGAGACATCCTGCTGAGCGGCGCAGCGGCTTATATCGGGGTCAAGCTGTGGGTCTTGCGGGGAACAAGGGGAAAGGCCCTTTTTGTGGAGGAAGGCGTCAAGGAAGAGGCGCAGGCGTAA